The Pseudomonadota bacterium genome window below encodes:
- a CDS encoding LemA family protein codes for MLGLIGIGLLVWAIAIYNLLVRDRARVLAAWSDIDVQLKRRHDLIPKLIDAVRQYAAYEQATLTTVTELRVEAERTQDVSRLAATEGQIGSGLRKLIALAEQYPDLKANRSFLDLQQQLSAVEDHIQYARRYYNGAVRNLNTRIDSFPDTLIAGSFRFRPAAYFEMEV; via the coding sequence TTGTTAGGGCTCATCGGCATCGGTCTGCTGGTATGGGCGATCGCAATCTACAATTTATTGGTTCGGGATCGCGCACGCGTGCTCGCCGCTTGGAGCGATATCGACGTACAGTTGAAACGCCGCCACGATCTCATCCCCAAGCTGATCGATGCCGTCAGGCAGTACGCGGCTTACGAGCAGGCGACGCTGACCACCGTGACGGAACTGCGGGTTGAGGCCGAGCGCACGCAGGATGTTTCCCGCCTCGCCGCCACCGAGGGCCAGATCGGTTCCGGGCTGCGCAAGTTGATCGCCCTGGCCGAGCAGTATCCCGATCTCAAGGCCAATCGTAGCTTTCTCGACCTGCAGCAGCAGCTCTCCGCGGTGGAGGATCATATTCAGTACGCACGGCGTTATTACAATGGCGCCGTGCGCAACCTCAACACCCGTATTGACTCTTTCCCCGATACCTTGATCGCCGGTTCGTTCCGCTTTCGACCGGCAGCCTATTTCGAAATGGAGGTCTGA
- a CDS encoding GNAT family N-acetyltransferase, with product MSVRNLEYLLRPRSVAVIGASTRSRSIGNLVMRNLLEGGFTGPVMPVNPKYGAVAGVLAYPEIRRLPEAPDLAVICTPPATVPGLIAQLGDLGTRAAVVMTAGLRDSPDGDLVQPMLDAARPHLMRILGPNCLGLLVPGLHLNASFAHQPATAGKIAFVSQSGALCTAVLDWAAPRGIGFSHFISVGDSADVDVGDLLDYLGSDPATSAILLYLESIRERRKFMSAGRAAARVKPVIVIKSGRSEQGAKAALSHTGAMAGSDTVFDAAIRRAGMLRVYDFNELFGAVETLARGVPLKGERLAVVTNGGGPGVMAVDELTRLDGQLAELSESTIARLDAVLPRTWSRANPVDLIGDAPGQRYRDALDIILEDAGVDAVLVMHAPTAVLSADEVAKEVIRAVKDNARTGQKPILTTWLGDSAVRGARRLLSEAGLRSYRTPESAVRGYLQILEYRRNQEMLMETPPSVPEVFTPDTGSAQRIIDGVLARGDKLLTEPEAKEMLRAYGVPVVETRIARDPREAGQLAAEFGKPVALKILSQDISHKSDVGGVVLDLEGETATTAAAEAMLQRVEQRLPDARIEGFTVQEMVRRAGAWELVVGATTDPLFGPVLLFGQGGTAVELIRDRALALPPLNLNLARELMSRTRIYRLLQGYRDTPPADLKGIELTLLSVSQLLVDLPEISELDINPLFADEHGVVALDARVVVAPAAHPGASRLAIRPYPQDLEEPFTMRNSREVLLRPIRPEDEPEHHVFISRLTPQDIRFRFFGQVRELPHSQMARLTQIDYNREMAFIAAGTDDQGQRETLGVVRTVTDPDNLRAEFAIVVRSDLKGQGLGKRLLVKMIDYCRARGTSEMIGQVLDDNHGMLGLAKSTGFEVHALESDDAVEVRLVLNQPSAAPA from the coding sequence CCGCGTTCGGTTGCCGTCATCGGCGCTTCGACCCGATCACGCAGCATCGGCAACCTGGTGATGCGCAATCTGCTGGAGGGTGGATTCACGGGCCCGGTGATGCCGGTCAATCCCAAGTACGGCGCGGTGGCGGGTGTGCTGGCCTATCCTGAGATTCGACGCCTGCCCGAGGCGCCCGATCTGGCGGTGATCTGCACACCGCCCGCCACGGTCCCGGGGCTCATCGCGCAGCTCGGTGATCTCGGAACCCGTGCCGCGGTCGTGATGACGGCGGGGTTGCGCGATTCCCCCGACGGGGATCTGGTTCAGCCCATGCTGGACGCGGCGCGTCCGCACCTGATGCGCATCCTCGGGCCGAACTGCCTGGGCCTGCTGGTGCCGGGCCTGCACCTCAACGCGAGCTTCGCCCACCAGCCGGCCACGGCGGGCAAGATCGCCTTCGTCTCGCAATCGGGCGCGCTCTGCACGGCGGTCCTGGATTGGGCTGCGCCGCGAGGCATTGGCTTCTCGCACTTCATCTCGGTGGGTGATTCCGCCGATGTGGACGTGGGTGACCTGCTCGACTATCTGGGCAGTGATCCTGCGACCAGTGCGATCCTGCTCTATCTGGAATCGATCCGCGAGCGCCGCAAGTTCATGTCGGCGGGGCGCGCGGCGGCGCGCGTCAAACCCGTGATCGTGATCAAGTCGGGGCGTAGCGAACAGGGGGCGAAGGCGGCGCTGTCGCACACCGGTGCGATGGCCGGGTCGGACACCGTCTTCGACGCCGCCATACGTCGCGCCGGCATGCTGCGGGTCTACGATTTCAACGAGTTGTTCGGCGCTGTGGAGACCCTGGCGCGAGGTGTGCCCCTGAAGGGCGAGCGCCTGGCGGTGGTGACCAACGGCGGTGGCCCGGGGGTGATGGCGGTGGACGAACTGACCCGGCTTGATGGTCAGCTGGCGGAACTCTCCGAATCAACCATCGCCCGGCTTGATGCCGTGCTGCCGCGCACCTGGTCGCGCGCCAATCCTGTCGACCTGATCGGCGATGCGCCGGGGCAGCGCTATCGCGACGCGCTCGACATCATCCTGGAAGACGCCGGGGTGGACGCGGTACTGGTGATGCATGCGCCCACTGCGGTTTTGTCAGCCGATGAGGTGGCCAAGGAGGTGATTCGTGCCGTGAAGGATAACGCCAGGACAGGTCAGAAACCGATACTGACCACCTGGCTGGGTGACTCTGCGGTGCGCGGTGCGCGCCGACTGCTGTCGGAAGCCGGTCTACGCAGTTACCGCACGCCTGAATCCGCGGTGCGTGGTTATCTCCAGATCCTTGAGTACCGGCGCAATCAGGAGATGCTGATGGAGACGCCGCCATCGGTTCCAGAGGTGTTCACTCCGGACACCGGTTCCGCACAACGCATCATCGACGGGGTACTGGCCCGCGGCGACAAGCTGCTGACCGAACCCGAAGCCAAAGAGATGTTGCGCGCCTACGGCGTACCGGTGGTAGAGACGAGGATTGCCCGCGATCCCAGGGAGGCCGGGCAATTGGCGGCCGAGTTCGGAAAACCGGTGGCACTAAAGATTCTCTCCCAAGACATCTCCCACAAATCCGATGTCGGGGGCGTAGTACTTGATCTGGAGGGCGAAACAGCCACCACGGCGGCGGCCGAAGCGATGCTGCAAAGGGTGGAGCAGCGTTTGCCCGATGCGCGTATCGAAGGTTTTACCGTGCAGGAGATGGTGCGTCGCGCCGGTGCCTGGGAGTTGGTGGTCGGCGCCACGACCGACCCCCTTTTCGGTCCGGTGCTGTTGTTCGGCCAGGGTGGAACCGCGGTCGAGCTGATCCGCGATCGCGCTCTTGCGCTGCCGCCGCTCAACCTCAATCTGGCGCGGGAACTGATGTCGCGCACACGTATCTACCGCCTGCTGCAAGGGTATCGGGATACGCCGCCCGCTGACCTGAAAGGCATCGAACTCACGCTGTTGAGCGTCTCGCAGCTGCTGGTGGATCTCCCGGAGATCAGCGAGCTGGACATCAATCCTCTATTCGCCGATGAGCACGGAGTGGTGGCACTGGATGCCCGCGTGGTCGTCGCCCCCGCCGCGCATCCGGGAGCTTCCCGATTGGCGATTCGCCCCTACCCTCAGGATCTGGAAGAGCCCTTTACGATGCGCAACAGCCGAGAGGTATTGCTGCGCCCGATCCGCCCGGAGGACGAACCTGAACATCACGTCTTCATCTCGCGACTCACACCGCAGGATATCCGCTTCCGTTTCTTCGGTCAGGTGCGCGAACTGCCCCACTCGCAGATGGCGCGACTCACCCAAATCGATTACAACCGCGAGATGGCGTTCATCGCCGCCGGAACCGATGACCAGGGGCAGCGAGAAACCCTGGGCGTGGTGCGTACGGTCACCGATCCCGACAATCTGCGCGCGGAATTTGCCATCGTGGTGCGTTCCGATCTCAAGGGGCAGGGACTGGGCAAGCGCCTGCTGGTGAAGATGATCGACTACTGTCGGGCGCGCGGCACGAGCGAGATGATCGGCCAGGTGCTCGACGATAATCACGGGATGCTGGGGCTTGCCAAGTCAACGGGTTTCGAGGTCCACGCCCTGGAGAGCGACGATGCGGTGGAGGTGCGCCTTGTGCTCAACCAACCCAGCGCGGCACCTGCTTAG